Genomic segment of Rattus norvegicus strain BN/NHsdMcwi chromosome 7, GRCr8, whole genome shotgun sequence:
GGTACATTGTATCCATTTAGCAAAAGAGCAGCAATAGCTCTCTTACTTAGGTCCAGAAACTCCCAGCCATGGGCTTttgacagtctttttttttttttttttttttttttcttttttttggagctggggactgaacccagggccttgcgcttgctaggcgagcgctctaccactgagctaaatccccaacccggcttTTGACAGTCTTACAGCTGCAGATTTGAATTCAGATTTGAATGGGCATCAGATCCAGCCCTAAAGTGGCTGTCTACTCCTAAAACAGCCTTTAGTGTACTACCGCAGTGTGCTTGGCTATGGCCGGTCAGTGTTCCTGCACACGGGGTCCATGGCTGACTGAGTGAAATGTGCTAAGAGCTCTCATTTGGTATCCTGCAGAGCCCATTCTGGCTCTGGGAAGGCTGCCCAGCAAAAAGGAAGTCCAGTCCAGTTTCAACTTGATTTTTCTGTGCCCCGTGTCTATAGCATACAGTGGATTTgaacagagggatataggaatgAGATTTAAGAGGACCCCATCAACACTAACCTTCATAATCTATCAACTGTGATATCGGTCTACATTTCTATATTACCAGGCAGCATCTCCTCTAATCTTGAAACTTTAGCTAGGGCATTTGTGATTTCACCAGTGCGTTGTGTAACCTATGGCATTACATGGTcaagtaaaatattttctctgcAGGAGTCAAATTTTCTACTATTCCACTGGGATGAGCGTGGGAATCGTGGCTTCTCTCTTAATCGTCATTTTTATGATCTCTAAATTGATGCCCAAGGTAAGTAGTCAGTTCCCTCCTAAGTGTTTGGGATGACCTTGCATAGCTGGAGGATTGGATTGTCTTCTGGGGGAGTCTTGGAGCCCTGGACATTTGCCTTGATGGCTGATGAGTCAGGGACCATCCTGTCCTTGGATTCGGAAAAGCACTTGCATGGTGGACCTGAGGCTTGATCATGTACAAACGATGGAGTCACCGCTCAGTGGGAACTGAGCCACTTCCTGTTCCTAATGCAACGCCAGGCTTTTCATTGTTTAGTGTCTCATTATCCTGGCATTCTTGCAGACTGTACCTTTTTAGGTATAAaacacatctttttaaaagataagttTTTATGCATTTTGAGTAGGTTGAGTTGTAAGAAAAAATTGTCCCATTTGCTTCTTATATAAAAGCCTGATAACTTTTGCTTTCATTTCACTTTGTCTAGAGAAGTCCCATTTACGTCATCCTGGTAGGAGGCTGGTCCTTTTCTCTGTACCTCATTCAGCTAGTTTTTAAGAATTTGCAAGAGATATGGAGGTGTTATTGGCATTATCTTCTAAGTAAGTATTGCTGGCATACCTTTCCTTTGTGCATGTTTATAGGTTGTTTGGTTAATTTGATTGTGAGAAGATGCTGCCTTCTAACAAGGAGTCAGTAGCTAAGAGCATTTGATTAACTTGTAGAAATTatcattttctagtttttttctttttctttctctttctttctttctttctttttttttgagaactcCTCTAtgtagggtttctctgcatagagctagctgtcctggaactcactctgtagaccaggctggcctcaaactcacagcaatccacctgtctctgcctccagagtgctgggactaaaggcaagtgccaccactGGCCGATTTTCTACTTATTCCTAATAGCACTGCCACCCTAACTTGAGCTGAACTCAGATACTGTTGATAAGGTCAAAATGTGAATTTGCTGCTGTTTATTTTGTataagcaaaatttaaaaacctttaaattggctttattaatattaatttttttcttttcttttttttcctggagctgaggaccgaacccagggccttgtgcttgctaggcaagcgctctaccactgagctaaatccccaacccctattaatattaatttgaatatgcttgagAACTTTAAGAAGTAAaagtgcagggctggagagatggctcagcagttaagagcaccgactgctcttccagaggttctgagttcaattcccagcaaccacatggtggctcacaaccatctgtaataggatctgacgccctcttctggtgtgtctgtagacagctacagtgtactcatataaataaataattaataaaaaaaataaaaaaaggaagtaaaagtGCAGTGAGTCTTGTATACAGTAAAAATCCTTTGGTCACACGGATAAAACTTTTTCTCTTGATAGGAATTTTATTATTTGAggacattaatatatatatttctatttggGGATTAAAATAGATGATTTTACAAATGTTCAATATGTAGACTTTTAGAAAGATTTAGttttgccaggcagtggtggtgcatactgttaattccagcacttgggagacaaggACAGGTGaatctgagagtttgaggccagcctgatctacagagagagttcaaggatagccatGGCTAcgcaaagaaacactgtcttaaaaaatgaaaaatgccaACCACCCACTACCACCTACAACAAGGATTTAGTTTAATTATATGTGTGGGGGGTGTGCACTTGAGTGCTGGTGCCTGTAGAGtcatccactggaactggagttacaggtagtcaTGAGCTGCCTAGTGCATGCTGGGAACCGAACATGGGTCCTCTCAAGAGCATTGAGCACTCTTAACCTATGAGCCATCTCTTCCACCACTTTGTTATTTAGTAAATAAATTTGTGACAAAAAGGAGAAGAGTGATACATGTATGTACGTGAAGAACAGTGAgtgatacatgtatgtatgtgaagaaCAGTGAGTGATACATGTAGGTACATGAAGAACAGTGAGTGATACACGTATGTATATGAAGAACAGTGAgtgatacatgtatgtatgtgaaaaaCAGTGAGtgatacatgtatgtacatgaacAGTGAGTGATACATGTAGGTATGTGAAGAACAATGAGTAATACATGTATGTACGTGAAGAATTGTGAGGAAAATGTATCTTCTGACAGTTCTAAACAGGTGACTGATAAGGGCAGATGCATCGAATTTCCTAGTTTAGTGATGTATCGAGTGAACTTAACCACTGCTCTCCACCCAGTGGTTGAAAAGCACTGTCTTGTGATGCCTCTTCTCCTAGGCTACATCCTCACAGTTGGATTCATGAGTTTTGCAGTGTGCTATAAGTATGGGCCTCTGGAGAATGAACGCAGCATCAACCTACTGACCTGGACGCTGCAGCTGCTGGGCCTGGGTTTCATGTATTCCGGCATTCAGATCCCGCATGTTGCCTTTGCTCTCATCGTCATTGCACTGTGTACTAAGAACCTGGAGTACCCTATCTACTGGCTGTACAGCACCTACAGGTGACTAGCAGGCAGGGTGACTGTTGACATGGGAGGTGTGGGTGTACTTTGCAGCGAGCGGATGTCGAGCTTTTCCTTGGGAACCTCTAAGTGGGACATCATCATGCTTCCACCCTCGTCCCTTTCTCTGTTGagacattacttttttttttttttataaaataaaagcatcCAGTAAAGTGTCATGTGTTGCTGTTGCCACTAGGTGGTGCAAAttatattggtgttttgtttatcCATAGGCCTCAGGTTCAGGTTTCAGATCATATCATACTGACTGTCAGGCTGCTCTAAAAACCTCAATCTTATTTAAGATGTAATCCATAGTATGTTATTCTTGCAAAAGTAAATATGGAATGGTTCTGGATTCTGGAATGGTTAGAGGCTATTACATTGCAGATAATTAAAACGGTACCTTCAGTTTGGGGAGCTGTGGTCATGAACTACAACATTATAACATCATTTTGTTGCTTTTCCACTTATTGGAAAATAAATTgtcatttatttgaaaataagtgAGTTTGAGTACTCTGGCTTTTCACTCATGTTTGGCATGATAGGAGTGCACTCTAATGAAAGATGTGTGGAAGAAAGGCGGGGTGATGGCTGTCACTGCTGAGTCTGTCTATGTGCTTGTCTCCTGAGACAAGTGGACGGAAGGATAGTGTGGATACTGATTAATGACTCATGGTGTTATTTTGGTGAGCACAGAAGGATGTGTAAGGCATCAGAAAAGCCTGTCCCCCCTCGCCTCCTGACAGAAGAAGAGTATCGGATACAAGGAGAGGTGGAGACCCAAAAGGCTTTACAGGAACTCCGAGAATTCTGTAACAGTCCGGAGTGCTCTGCCTGGAAGACAATATCTCGAATTCAGTCTCCAAAAAGGTAAACTCTGATAAGCCAAGTATTTATGGGTAGTTAATGAACTTGAGTCTGACAGATCATACTTCTAGATAACCGTGTTATATTTTGCCCTTTGATTATTGCTCACCCAGGAGTAGTCAAGAGAAAGTAGTAGTCTGTTTCCTGTTTCCCCAAGGCAACTACCTCATTGTTCTAATTATAGCATTAACTTGTGAAGACTTGAGGACCACATCTAAATGTGGCCTTTGTAAGTTTGACATGAATGTCTAAGTCCCCACTTCCTTTGGTTGGGAGTAGTTGTACCAAAGAGTATGTGAAGTTTCAATTTGGAATCATAATAGCATCAAGTTTATAGGGCCATAAGTGCAAAGAGCTGTAATGCTCAATCTTATCAGGAATATGTCGACTCAAGGAACCTTAGCACTTCGTAACTACAAAGGACAGTGTAGTGAGTGTCAGCAGGATGAGAGTTGGCTTGTGATTCCAGCCTTGTCTCCTGCCTGTTTCTTGCTTCCATCTAGGTATCTGCCAAAGCAAGGGCAGGGATTTGTTAACTTAGTATACTCTGGGCTACAGGCATGCTGAGCCTTTCAGTCTGTACTTACTTGCAAGCCATTCAGGAAAGAGGGACATGCACTTCCTAATAAACATCCCTCTCTTTTGCAGATTCGCCGACTTTGTAGAAGGTTCTTTTCACCTTACGCCAAATGAAGTTTCTGTTCATGAGCAGGAGTATGGACTAGGGAGCATCCTTGCCCAGGAcgaggagctgtcctcagagGAGGAGGGCTCAGAGGACCTTCCTCTGACACAGAACAGTTTCCTGACTTAAATGGCAGTCATTTGTTTTCATGTAGACTGGCACGATGCCTTGGTGACCCATGTTGAAAGCGCTGTGCAATTCTCCCAGGCTTTGATGACAGCCTGGAGCAGGTGCAGGAGTTCTCATACTGAAATGAGGGGGCTTCGTGGGTTGCCCTCTGGCAGTACTTTTGGTGTGTACTTCAGGATGGTCCTCTTCGAGGAGAGATTGACAGAGGCAGTGAGGGCTGTGACCATTTGCTTCTGACAATTGAGCGCTTGACCCGCTTTGCTGTTCTTGAAGTAATTGCCCACAGCCAGCAGGACATCCTAGCTCCTGTTTGAAAGTTTACTGAATTCTGGCAactctgtcactgtgacaaaccCTTAGAAATGAGTATTAAGTGCAGTAATGCATTCAAATGGAGGCTGCATCTTTTAAAGAGAATCTATGAGtgaaagccatttttttttacttctgtctGCTTTTATTTCAGTGGATCCTTATAATAATCCTTGatttaaatattgaagaagaaATAGATTATTACCTatcttgttttttaaacaaatgtatttttttaagtgcAACAAATTCATGTTCCAGAACCAATAAGTGCTCCAGAGTACAAACCCTACTGATCCCAGATATTTATTGGTATGGGTACTTCGTGGAAACccctggagctgctgctgctggtgagcCTTGAACTCTCACGAGTCTGATTTTAGTTTGCTTGCATTTAGGAGAATGTCTGCTGCCCTTCTGTAGGTTCGGTTTCCTAAGCTTTTTATTTAACACTGGCATTTTTCTCTTGCCGTTTCTCACCACTGACTTTTCCCACTCAGGAACTCCCTTTCCTGTGGAGTGTGCACAGTTGAGAATCTGTCTCATTTTCTGATTTGCCTCCACCTCCTTTCTAACGTATCTCCTGCtgtgtacctcaggctggcccaGGTTCCCTCTGCATCCAGCAGTTCTGTTTTGACTTTCCTTCCCTGTCAGGGGCTGCTATGTACCTCAGGCTGGTCCTTTCACCTTAGCTTTTAGCTGCTGGAATTTT
This window contains:
- the Nemp1 gene encoding nuclear envelope integral membrane protein 1 isoform X3; protein product: MRVRVNSSKLVRVTQVDSEERLKELEQFSVWNSLSSFLKEKLNDTYVNVGLYSTKTCLKVEIIEKDTKYSVIVTRRFDPKLFLVFLLGLTLFFCGDLLSRSQIFYYSTGMSVGIVASLLIVIFMISKLMPKRSPIYVILVGGWSFSLYLIQLVFKNLQEIWRCYWHYLLSYILTVGFMSFAVCYKYGPLENERSINLLTWTLQLLGLGFMYSGIQIPHVAFALIVIALCTKNLEYPIYWLYSTYRRMCKASEKPVPPRLLTEEEYRIQGEVETQKALQELREFCNSPECSAWKTISRIQSPKRFADFVEGSFHLTPNEVSVHEQEYGLGSILAQDEELSSEEEGSEDLPLTQNSFLT
- the Nemp1 gene encoding nuclear envelope integral membrane protein 1, with protein sequence MAGGIKVAVWSAVGPGPGCCGAGGGGAAWLLLVVAGCVVGCSAGIDVNVVMLQESQVDMNSSQQFCYKNVLIPKWHDIWTRIQVRVNSSKLVRVTQVDSEERLKELEQFSVWNSLSSFLKEKLNDTYVNVGLYSTKTCLKVEIIEKDTKYSVIVTRRFDPKLFLVFLLGLTLFFCGDLLSRSQIFYYSTGMSVGIVASLLIVIFMISKLMPKRSPIYVILVGGWSFSLYLIQLVFKNLQEIWRCYWHYLLSYILTVGFMSFAVCYKYGPLENERSINLLTWTLQLLGLGFMYSGIQIPHVAFALIVIALCTKNLEYPIYWLYSTYRRMCKASEKPVPPRLLTEEEYRIQGEVETQKALQELREFCNSPECSAWKTISRIQSPKRFADFVEGSFHLTPNEVSVHEQEYGLGSILAQDEELSSEEEGSEDLPLTQNSFLT
- the Nemp1 gene encoding nuclear envelope integral membrane protein 1 isoform X2; its protein translation is MLQESQVDMNSSQQFCYKNVLIPKWHDIWTRIQVRVNSSKLVRVTQVDSEERLKELEQFSVWNSLSSFLKEKLNDTYVNVGLYSTKTCLKVEIIEKDTKYSVIVTRRFDPKLFLVFLLGLTLFFCGDLLSRSQIFYYSTGMSVGIVASLLIVIFMISKLMPKRSPIYVILVGGWSFSLYLIQLVFKNLQEIWRCYWHYLLSYILTVGFMSFAVCYKYGPLENERSINLLTWTLQLLGLGFMYSGIQIPHVAFALIVIALCTKNLEYPIYWLYSTYRRMCKASEKPVPPRLLTEEEYRIQGEVETQKALQELREFCNSPECSAWKTISRIQSPKRFADFVEGSFHLTPNEVSVHEQEYGLGSILAQDEELSSEEEGSEDLPLTQNSFLT
- the Nemp1 gene encoding nuclear envelope integral membrane protein 1 isoform X1 produces the protein METRSPGGLAHSDFLLAGIDVNVVMLQESQVDMNSSQQFCYKNVLIPKWHDIWTRIQVRVNSSKLVRVTQVDSEERLKELEQFSVWNSLSSFLKEKLNDTYVNVGLYSTKTCLKVEIIEKDTKYSVIVTRRFDPKLFLVFLLGLTLFFCGDLLSRSQIFYYSTGMSVGIVASLLIVIFMISKLMPKRSPIYVILVGGWSFSLYLIQLVFKNLQEIWRCYWHYLLSYILTVGFMSFAVCYKYGPLENERSINLLTWTLQLLGLGFMYSGIQIPHVAFALIVIALCTKNLEYPIYWLYSTYRRMCKASEKPVPPRLLTEEEYRIQGEVETQKALQELREFCNSPECSAWKTISRIQSPKRFADFVEGSFHLTPNEVSVHEQEYGLGSILAQDEELSSEEEGSEDLPLTQNSFLT